Within the Halomonas sp. HL-93 genome, the region GCCCCGGCAATGGCAGTGGTCAGGCGGTAGAAAGCCCGTTACTGCCAGGGCATGCGATGGCGGAGGTGCATGATGCGATACCGCCAACATCATTGCCAAAGCTGGAAGATTACCAGCTAAGTGAAGCAGCAATGATGCCCCTCTGCGGCAAGATCAATGATACCCAATGCAGCCGCGAGGATTGTCCATGTCTGGCTGGTTAACGCGAATTGATGAGCGAAGTGAGTCTCTAGAGCGCCTCTCAGAAAGTAGTCAACCGTGGTGGTTCGTGCTCGATCAGCGTCGTGCATCGCAAGCTTGTGCGACTTGGTTGAATCAACGCGGCCGCAAAGAATTAATGACACTTTTCGCTGGCACTGAGCTGGATCCGTTGATTACCGCTAGTCCGTGGTTAGTGGAAGTTGAGCCAGGTACTCCAGCGGCCCAAGAGGCACAAGCATTTTGCCAACAACGATTAGGATGGATTGCCACCGCCAAACCGGACGCGACCCTGAAAAGCATCGCTGAACACCTAAGTTCGCTATTTGTGCTGCCCGACGCTCATGGCGGCCAGACCCTGGTGAATCTGCAGCAGTCCAATGCCTGGACAGCGATTCTCGCAAGCGCTGACGCCGCCACATTCCAGCATCTGATGACACCCTTTACCGCACTTTACACGCCAACTCCACAAGGCACTTGGCGGCGATGGGTGGCACCGGCTGACGAATTTGAAGCGCCCCCTCAAATACGCCTCGACCGATCGATGGAAGAAGCTCTAAAGGAGAGTCAGCAAGCATGGTGGCTGAGCAGTGCTACGGCAACCTTCATGGCTGAGATACCCGATGGTTGGTTTATACGACTAGACATGTTGATAAAGGCAGGCATTACCCGTACCGAGCACTTTCAACGACTGCTGCCTTTAATCCAACGGTCAGAGGCCCTACCTGAACGGGCACAAGCCATCTTGGCAATGGATACCCCGGCCCGTAAGAAAACAAAAGAGTTAGAGAGCTTAATATGAATGGTAACTTTCATCATTTAAATGGTATAGCGGTAAACGCACCGGAGCCCTCTTCAACAACGATAAGTCGCATGGAAGCAGTTGCCCATGCCTGCCAAGAGCAAGAGTGGGCGGATATCATCTATTTGCCAGGTACACGAACGTTTTGGCTATTGACCGAAGAAGTTTCGGATATCTTGATGGAGGCTGACGACACCC harbors:
- a CDS encoding DUF4123 domain-containing protein is translated as MSGWLTRIDERSESLERLSESSQPWWFVLDQRRASQACATWLNQRGRKELMTLFAGTELDPLITASPWLVEVEPGTPAAQEAQAFCQQRLGWIATAKPDATLKSIAEHLSSLFVLPDAHGGQTLVNLQQSNAWTAILASADAATFQHLMTPFTALYTPTPQGTWRRWVAPADEFEAPPQIRLDRSMEEALKESQQAWWLSSATATFMAEIPDGWFIRLDMLIKAGITRTEHFQRLLPLIQRSEALPERAQAILAMDTPARKKTKELESLI